The following nucleotide sequence is from Juglans microcarpa x Juglans regia isolate MS1-56 chromosome 6D, Jm3101_v1.0, whole genome shotgun sequence.
CATGACAGAGAGATGTGAAGCTTCACAAAATAAGGAAAACTGGAAAAGTATATTTTGTGGATTATATGGCAGGTGTTATTCTAATGTAAAATCCATTTTATAGCAGGCCTTCTTTTGTATACCGAACTAAGGGGATGGGATGACCGAATAACAATAACAGCTTCCACTGCCACCAAAGATAAACAGTCATGCAGAAGCATTGCTACAAGGCTCATCCATGACTTCATCAATCATTACAAAACGGCCTTTCTCTATGGACAGCTGTGCTGCAACGCCGATAGCAACTGAAACTAGACCATCTTGCAAGCCCACAGCAGGAAGTTGCCCACCTTTAGCTTGAATAGCAGACAAGAAGTTAAGGTGTTCCAAGTAGCTAGACCATGATGCAGTCCGTCATATCTGAAAACGAATTGATTGGGAATTTTGTTGAAAAACTTTTCAAGCATAAAAGGCTTTCCTTGTAGAGATGAAAAATGGAATGAATGTTCCAGTTTAATCCATCgaatatataagagaaagcAACTCACTTTATTCTATTATCCTCAGCCTTTAAAGTTTGGACACCATCTCTCCCTGCCACTCGGGTACCAAAATGTAGAATACTCTCAGGAACAAATGCCTCCCCTGTAACAAACTTGTAATTTGAATCAAACTGAGGAAAAACACATGCATTTTGCCGGCACTAATGCACAAAATGAAACCGAAAACAGGAAAGCTTGCAGGTAACATCATAAATGGTTGAATAGCACAATGGATGGGACAGGCTTTCCACTTGAATTTCAGGGGATTCAAGGTAATTACCCTTGACAGAGCCCCATAGTCAGTTGTGCATAGATTGCAAGTGATCAGAACGGGAGAGTGAGAGTTTTACCTTCCCATTGTCACCAACAACACAAATTTCTTGCTCATTTTTACTGCCTTCAGCAAACATGCAAAGGTCAAGCATCCCTCGAGAGCCATTGTCAAATTCAACAATAACATATGCATTATCAATAATATCTGGTACCTGAATGCAaagaaaatttgtgaataaacAAGAGGGTAAAAACATATAGAAGGGCTCAGATGTTTGGCAGAactgagattttagaaaaaatgaagattaaGCTTTGCACAGCTTGTGTTCAGGTACGATAATCTCCATTTAAAAGCTAAGCTTCCAGATTACAATATATTACCTGTTTATTCAAATGGTACAAAATAAGTCTTGAAGTTTCTTTTACAATCTCCAAGTGGTTTAGTTTTAAGTACCCACATCTTATATAACTAGGgtatttaatctcattttgcAAGCAGGAGGCTGGTTTCAACTAGCTAGGAAACGATGGTACGGTTTGAAAGCACATTTCAAATTAAGTTGGGTATATGACTTTCTAATTTCTGCAGGAACACAACCccttacaaaatattaatagattgcTGAATGTGTAACCTAAGTTTCTTACAGCATATCATGTGTTTATAACATCTTTGCCAATTTTTGTGCCAAATTGAAGTTACCTTTCCATCATATCTTTCATCCTTGTGATTAATATCAATAGCTCCTGAAGCCATCACACGCACAGGATTTGCCCCTGCAAACAGCCTCATCAGATCAAAGAAATGGCAGCACTTCTCTACCAATGTTCCTCCTGTGTTGGCATTGAACCGATTCCAATTGTTCACCTACGAAAACCATAGGTCTATCAGAAAGATTGCAAAGCTGTAAACATGGAAAGATTTGCCTTACATACCTTGACCAAAAAAGGAAAGCGATGCTCCCGGATTGCCACCATTTTAACCCGTCCAAGATTTCCACCCTTAACTATTTCTATCAGTTTAGCAACAGGTGGCATGTACCTGTACTCCAAACCAACTTGTACAAGCATATCCTGTCTCTTTCTAGCAGCATTTACAACCTAATTCCAGACAAACTATATGACATacatcaagagagagagagagagcacataATCAGGCTGTTTACTACCATATCCAGAGGAACATTATTAGCGAATTCAGTAAAATATATCTGTATGTACAATAACATGTAAGCGGTAGAGCCATAggattttaataagaaaaatacctCTTTCATATTTGGTAAGAATGCACAAATCAGTTTTGGGTTCTAACATACAAGGGAAACAAATCATTTTTGCGTGCGTGtgcatattaaattttaagCATCTTTCCTACATTCTCTCAACTATTTAGGGAAAGTTCGTCCACAATTAATCTTTCAGTGAGTTTTTTGAGACCTCAAGTATAGGCAATCGGCCATATGACAGGATAAGTGATGTAGGGGGATCTGAGTCCGAATCCGAGGCCGACGAGGCTCAGCTGATAGATGTGACGTTAAAAGCACTGGACTACAGCGAGAAGGTAGACTAGCGTAAAACTGGGGAGAAGAGATAAAGAATTGGGCGAGGAGCGGCAGATTTGGGCGAGGAGACTTATCCCTCGGATGGGCAAGGAGACTTATCTCCCTCGGATGGGCGAGGAGACTTATCTCTTGGTTGGTTGGGCAAGGAGAAGTGGCGGCATCCGtattttaactataactttGGCTACAGGTGTCAGAATTGCCCATATGACTCCAATCCGGAAAGCTCTCTTCGGCGCGCACGTCATGGTCACCATGCCTCGCCTGGTGGGACCCTTTTTGACCCCAAAATCAGCCATTTTTACCTCCGAAATGTAAACTTTAGTCAactctttcatttttggttaattttcttttatggtaatgtGTATCTTTAGTAACGATTTTATTTCGGATTCTTAAGCTAGAGCTTAGTCATAATTATCTTATTCCGTATTTTATTGTTTGGCCTTAATTACTAATTTTCCATTTTTCGTTAGCTATTTAAGCCCGACTAGTGGGGCTTCAGAGAGgatgattaatttattttatattaaaaccTTTATCTCTGGGTTTCTCTCTATTTGCGATTTTTCACAATCTCAATCTCTAGCTTCCGTTGTTTAGCTAGTCGTCAAAATAATCTTCTATTCTGATCTGGCGTCAATAAGTCATCAATTGTATAATTggtataataagatgaagaattAGATAGCTCAATACATGCACACAGAGAAGCATACAACTTATTACCATCAGCAAGATACAAATAATAGTTGAAGGCAATCAACTACCTACTGTACCGTTCTGGTCAATGATTCATAATTCTCTCTGGTTAACTTCTAAcacatttcatatatttttttataattctttaaattttcatatattttttaaaattatttaatcacatttaaaatgaaagttgTGATAAAGTTCTTCCCCTAATTTTGGCCCAAACAAGTTGTACCATATTATCAATCcaagtgaaaggaaaaaagaaatcattgccCTTTTTTGCTTCTATGTCGTGGATGTGGCTCATTAGGATTGAACCATTTCatattcttcctttttattttttattttttggtaatatttcaaaatttaacaaAGCTCATCTCAGCAGGTATTGTCACTGAATATTTCCCATTCAGTTTTCATGTGAATCCCACCAACCCTATATCATTTGGAAGTGGACATACTATTTTAATCATAGTACAAATTGCTTTCACTTTGTGAAATTTTGCTTTATATGTCATACTGGTTTCATGACTTGTTCAGTATATGTTTATCATCCCATTAATCCCTGAACTCACAAATCATTGACCTAAACCAAACTCCAAAATCGCTGCCCTCAAAACATAGCAACCAGAAAACAGAAGAGATTGTGATAATGATTGAATATTCAGTTAAACATAATTTGGTTCTTTGACGTTGTCCATCAAAATGAGGCTGCATCATGTTCAGATGCTGCTTGTCTAACATATATACAGagtgattgatttattttactatccaTAAATTTCTAACCCATGACAAGTTACAAGCTCTATGTGGGCAATAATCGTGGGTTGAAGAAAGACTAGTATCAAAAGACTGAGTGGAGTTAACGATGGTACAAATGACTGACCTCTTTGCAGTGAGAGACTGTGGTGCACAATGGCTTCTCCACTAGCACATGGTGGGGTTTCCGGTGATTGATTATGTCCATAAGGATTTCATAATGAGTCATGTTTGGAGATGACACAACCAGTGCATCACAGAGACCGCTGTCTAATAGCATCCGGTGTCCTGAAAAAACCTTCACAGCTCTTAAAGGTCAATAATACTTTTTGCAAGGGCTGTAATTCTCAAATAAGCACAAAGATAAGATCCCCACAGTTCAGAATGTCTTGAATTTTTTCATGATCGAGGATTGACAAACCGAAGAAGTTCAAGCTCTGAGcgagaaaatataaagataactGTTAAACTTCGACCACAACATAACAGTCTCAGGCTTCAGGAAACTATCAAAGTTCATTACGGTTGCAATCCCAAAGTTCCTATATCCATAATTGATACCAATGAAGTAGACGAAAGATTACAAATCAGCCTAATGAAGAGCCATATAACGTTTGATACCAAAAGTTCTagatatgataaataatttaagcaGTCGAGAAGCAAAATACCTCGAGTGTCCAATTGAAGGATTGAGCTAATTCTAAGGCAAGCTTTTGGGAAGGGACATGGGGGTCAGCTACGGCGACAACGGCCACGCCTTCGCTGCGAAGATGGTACAGATTGATGAGGTGCTCTCTGCCCATCATTCCCACCCCAATGATCCCGTACTTCACTGTAGCCATGGTCGATAGAAATCTCCCGAAACTCCACTCTCTACAGTGTAGGGGCACTATATGCTTTTGTAGCTTCGGATAAAAGCTAAAACTGAGTGACTTGGCCACAAATTACCTATCCCATctgattattataatattttaaatttttatataaaatataataaataattttaaattttaaaataaaattaatattaaaaattaatatcttaataatattttattcaactttcatatttaATATCAACCCATcacatcttaactcattatccaaatctaACCTAAATATTcgtttagttatttaaaataaaatattattaaaatattattttttaatattattattattttaaaatttaaaaaatttgaattatttattatattttttgtgataatttgttaaaattgtaatgataagatgagatgaaatgagttgagagccTCTGTCAATCCAAACCTAACCactttgaatagtgagttgatatgagagttaaaatttaaataaaaaattactagaatattattttttaaatattattattgttttaaaatttaaaaaaattgaattatttattatattttatataaaaaattttaaaaaattataataattaaataaaataagttggaGACCTTTTACATCCAAACCGGGCCTCGACTGCCGGAAATCTTCTTCACATAATTTCCTTTCCTTCAGCTGTTTTACCGTTAGTTTAGAGTAATTGTAGTGGCGGCTTTTCAAGTTATTAACACGTTAAGTTCGtcaccaaaatattttctaaggcAATTTTTTGACGTTAGGCGACTGCCATCGACACAATAAGGTTATGTTcggatattgaattgagttgaaatgataaaatattgttagaatattattttttaatattattattattttaaaatttaaaaaaattgaattgtttattatattttatgttaaaatttaaaaaaattataatgatgagttgagataagttgagaggagTTAAAGATACAAACGAGGTCTAAATCTTGAAGGAATGTCGAAGTCAACCTTTAAAAACTGTATTAAGTTGTCATCCTCCTTTTGGAATGAATTTTTGTACTTTATTTATACGTAAATTATTGGCACCCTAAAGTACGTGTGAAAATAGAGAacaataattcacaaaaaatataaacttaaaaTCTCAACACAACCTTTAATTCCcatattctaattttaagattttattttattttgcatttttttttttaccttttcaaTTAAAATGTATCGTACATCCAGCTTTAGAACCTCAAAAATATTAGATTGGTGTTGCAATTAGACCATTAGATGAGGGACACCTCATACATTTCAaccttgttttcttctttttattattacattaaaAGTTATCCATAAGGGATCGTCTTTGAACGTGATCATGATATAAACAGGGAGAGGAAAAGtaaaacccaacaataaacaaGCCTTaaaataaaccctaaaaaccaCATTAGCTCCATAAACTGGTCTTCTAATATTTCCCACGCAAATAGCTATTGTCCATGCAAAGACTTGATCTTGGCCCATAAAACACACATACTAAGTCCATAATATCCAACCAATAAACATGAATTGACCAACTATACTATACACATACGTATGGCATATTTATACTACACTACATAAGAATGTCACTTTAACTGTGAGGACAGCGCCAAACAGAGGGAAGAGATCCCTTCCCCTAGATAAAATACTAACAAAAAGAAGGCAGCCGGGTGGGCAACATTCAATTGGTCAAGGAGTAAGGCGAGCAACACATTGTAGAGAGCATGGCAAATGCAGAATAGCATAGGGCGAAGAAGGAAGGTTTGTCTAACACTAGGTGAGCAAAGTAGGTGCTGATCGTACAAAGGCGAACAATGGGTGAGGACAAGCTTGATGCAGAGAAGGGAGCTTTCCGAGATAGCGCCGATGTGCTCAGCGGGCAACATGTGTTGTACCTAAAGCCCATGCTCCATCAGAGACGTCATATCTAGAGTATGTTTGGGGAAGTCAGATTACGATCATTGCAGGCCATATCGTCTAACCTCAAAAGTATGGCACAACGCCACATGGCATACCTTCACTAAGTGAAGAACTACGAGATAGGATTGAAGGTAATGTTGCAAGGACATGCACGCCCTATCCCATTAGTCATTCCATCTCTATAGTTCTTCAAGTACAGAGGACAAATGGATGGTCAAGATCAAAAGTCTCTCATTCAAGTAAGATAGAGGTTAGAAGAACGCCAGGACTATAGCTGGCAGTCCCATCGTATAAAATGCATTGGATAAGAGTCAATGTCTTACTTGTGAGATCATAAAGTTTTCTCTTTGAAGTCTTCAAGGAAGCATGGAAGTCAAGAACTCCACGATGGAAGGATAGGTGTCAATGCAGCTTTAGTATAGCAATACTTTTCAAGTAGGTTCGCTCCTATGACTGTACTGGGAATGTGGGATAAATGTTTGTGGGTATGTTTCAGGATTTGCATATCTGTATCTCATCCCTCTTCTTACATGAAAGTgcatattttcttcattatatttattagttatgTTTACACTATGATTTCAAGACAATGTGATTTTAAGATGTGATTTGAGATGATGTGGTTCAAAGTGATGTGTCTTTATGAGGATTTGAAAATCATGTTATTGGGTTGAGGAGTCCCTGCATCATTCCAGCGGCACTTCACCATGAGCTTCATATGGGTAGAGGAATTTCTAATGATGATCGTGGTGGAATGGTTTTGtattggcctcacttgataTCACAGTTAAAGAGAGTCCCCATGTTGATGATGCATGGTGTCCGTTGTCATGTTTGGGTGGAGGTGTTCCACGTGTTGACGAGGAATCACTCGGACTGGTGGAGTGATTCCCATAGGGTTTTAGTGAATGAGTTCACAGATTGGCCGAGTTGAGAGATTCTCCATATCAAATATGTGGAGTGATTCCTCATTGGTAATATTATGATGAGTACTTGTTTATATATGTGTTTTGCTCAGCGAGTGATTTCTCGCCATgcttatatatgtgtgtgattTTCTCAAAGAGTGATTCCTCACCATCCCTGGGATTACATGTGTTTCGTTCAAAGGGCGATTCATCGCCATACGCAAAATATGTATCTTTAACTATATTTACATAAACTGGTACATGCATTTTCATTGCCATTATCTCTCATTATTAGTACTATCATGGATTTTAACTTAAAAGATTTCTTAGTAATCTCACTCTGGTGGTTGTCCCACTTAAGGTTTCATTCATTGAAGTCGTAGACCTTGATGGAGATATAGCCCAGGAGAATTATTTCGAGGAAGGACCAAACTAACCAGAAGAGTAGTGACagataggggtgtaaccggtccagtccggtccggtccggttttagacaaaatctaggatcgaatcggtatataccggttttgtattttccaaaaccgattacgcactgGTTACCTTCCTAAACctgtacttccggttttaccagtttccggtcctgtccggtccggtttttcggttttttaaaatgtttataaaaaaaaaaaaaaaaaaaaaaaaaaaaaaaaaactgatttaactagtttgtttataaaaaaatttgttcacAGCCAGATTTGGTGCTGTTCACAGGCAGGTTCTATTCGTTCATCTAACTAGTTTTGTTTAGTGGATTGGATTTTTTATTCTGTAATGCATTTGTAACTTTGCTATATGTTTGACAAATTCTAGACTTTTCCACAAGTCTGTACCTTAATTTCTAGAAAGATAATTAGTAAGATCTATTTCTTTTACTGACTGAATGCACAAATTTTTCCACAAACCTAGCAGtcacaagaaattcaagaatggacatcaacaagcctatgagccaatggaataaaataagttcaaaaatctaaactagaagtccaaaagtccaaattacaagtccaaacacttaaaagtctgaataacaagtctaaaaatccaacaaattacaagtccaaattacaataaCTTAGAAGTTAGAACATCCAACAAGAAACTTCAATAGCTATGCACCAAGCCACCAACTCCAATAGTCCATTCAACAATCATTGcaa
It contains:
- the LOC121235057 gene encoding LOW QUALITY PROTEIN: inositol 2-dehydrogenase 2 (The sequence of the model RefSeq protein was modified relative to this genomic sequence to represent the inferred CDS: inserted 1 base in 1 codon), producing the protein MATVKYGIIGVGMMGREHLINLYHLRSEGVAVVAVADPHVPSQKLALELAQSFNWTLEVFSGHRMLLDSGLCDALVVSSPNMTHYEILMDIINHRKPHHVLVEKPLCTTVSHCKEVVNAARKRQDMLVQVGLEYRYMPPVAKLIEIVKGGNLGRVKMVAIREHRFPFLVKVNNWNRFNANTGGTLVEKCCHFFDLMRLFAGANPVRVMASGAIDINHKDERYDGKVPDIIDNAYVIVEFDNGSRGMLDLCMFAEGSKNEQEICVVGDNGKGEAFVPESILHFGTRVAGRDGVQTLKAEDNRIKYDGLHHGXSYLEHLNFLSAIQAKGGQLPAVGLQDGLVSVAIGVAAQLSIEKGRFVMIDEVMDEPCSNASA